A stretch of the Capsicum annuum cultivar UCD-10X-F1 chromosome 10, UCD10Xv1.1, whole genome shotgun sequence genome encodes the following:
- the LOC107855229 gene encoding uncharacterized protein K02A2.6-like — translation MNGFAFVIKIMRTGYFWMTMENNCSKYVQKRPKCQMDRDLIQIPPHELYVMSLPWSFIAWGIDVIGPIEPPASNGHRYILFAIDYFIKWVKVISYRAVTKKMVEDFVKNLICQFGVLESIITDNGANFNCHLMNEICDQFKIAHRNSTTYRPQMNGAMEAANKNIKKVLRKMVKNDISWHEMLPYALLGYRTIVRTSTGVTPYLFVYGNEVVIPSKRMDAVCHSQLYQHRMIRAFNKKLRARTFEVGQFFLKCIFTHQEEYKSKFVPN, via the exons ATGAATGGGTTTGCCTTTGTTATAAAGATTATGAGAActggttacttctggatgactatggaaaataatTGTAGCAAGTATGTGCAGAAGCGCCCAAAATGCCAGATGGACAGAGATTTGATTCAAATTCCTCCACATGAGCTTTATGTTATGAGTTTACCTTGGTCTTTCATAGCTTGGGGTATAGATGTTatcggaccaatagagccaccagcgtcaaatgggcatagataCATTTTGTTCGCTATTGATTACTTCATTAAGTGGGTCaaagttatttcatatagagCCGTCACCAAGAAGATGGTTGAAGATTTTGTCAAGAACTTGATTTGCCAATTTGGAGTGCTAGAATCAATTATTACTGATAATGGAGCTAACTTTAATTGTCACTTGATGAATGAGATTTGTGATCAGTTTAAGATTGCTCATCGCAACTCGACCACATATCGTCCACAAATGAATGGAGCCATGGAAGCTGccaataagaacatcaagaaggtATTGAGGAAGATGGTAAAAAATGATAtatcatggcatgagatgttgCCCTATGCTCTATTAGGGTATCGTACAATAGTTCGAACCTCCACTGGGGTAACTCCTTATCTATTTGTGTATGGAAATGAAGTTGTGATACCTTCCAAG AGAATGGACGCCGTGTGTCATAGCCAGTTGTACCAACACAGAATGATCCGTGCCTTCAACAAGAAGTTAAGAGCTCGAACATTTGAAGTTGGGCAATTTTTTCTCAAATGCATATTCACTCACCAAGAAGAGTACAAAAGCAAGTTTGTTCCAAATTGA